Part of the Pantoea eucalypti genome is shown below.
CAGGCAGGGACGAAAGCGCATCGCGCTGATCAATCACGACCTGAGCTACCGTTATGCCCGCCTGCGTCAGCAGGGCTACACCACAGAGCTTGATGAACAGCAACTGAGCTGGCAGGCCATCGCGTATGCCAGTGCACTGAGTTTCAGTGCCGGTAAAGCAGCAATGAATCAACTGCTGGCTGCTGAAAGCCGGCCTGATGCGGTGTTTGCGGTTTGCGATACGCTGGCCGCCGGTGCGATGGCGGCGATTCAGCAGGCGGGACTGCGGATCCCTCAGGATTTCGCCGTGGTGGGGTTTGACGGCAGCGAACTGGCCAGCATGGTCTCACCGCCGCTGACCACACTGGCTCAGCCCTCAAAGGAGATTGGTCGTCGCGCCTGTGAGCTGGTGTTGCAGAAAATTGCCTGGCCCGACGCGCCGCCGCAATCTGTGATTATGCAGGGTGAGCTGGTGGTGCGAGCCAGCAGCTGAACGCCTCACCCGCATACCCTTCATCGGGATATTGTCGCTCATATTGTCCACCTAAATGAGACAGTGATTGCCAGATCAGGTCATTGTGTGGCACTCAGGTTTACTTATATGCTGTTTCCATCGAAGGGCATTCGCACTTCCCGAATCAACGAAGGGGCAGAATATGATTGAGCAAAGATTGTCAGAGCAACGCGGTGTGGGCGATCACGGCTGGCTGAATTCACGTCACACCTTCTCTTTTGCAAACTACTGGGATCCGAAACAGGCGGGCTTCTCCGATCTGCTGGTGATTAATGATGACCGGGTTGCCAAAGGACGGGGTTTTGGCGCCCATCCGCACAGCAACATGGAGATTATCTCTTATGTGCTGGAAGGGGCGCTTGAGCACAAAGACTCAATGGGAACCGGTTCGGTGATTGTCCCTGGCGATGTGCAACTGATGAGTGCCGGTAGCGGTGTGACCCACAGCGAGTTCAACCACTCCGGCACCGAGGGTGTGCATTTCCTGCAAATCTGGGTGGTACCCGCAGAGAAAAACACTCCGCCAGGTTATCAGCAGATCTCCGTCAGCGAAGCAGATAAGCGCGGTAATCTGCGGCTGATTATTTCGCCGGACGGTGAAAATGGGGCATTACGGGTACGCCAGGATATTCGCATCTATGCAGGACTGTTCCAGGGCGATGAGCAGCAGACTATTACACTCCCGGACGATCGCTACGCCTATATTCATGTGGCGCGTGGCAGTGTCAGAGTCAATGGGCTGCAGTTTAATGCCGGAGATGGTGCGCGGGTTCGCGACGAGAAAACGCTGTCGTTCAGTCATGGTGAAGGCGCAGAGGTGCTGTTATTCGACCTGCGTCCGAATGAAGTGAATCATCCAACCCGATAAAACGAAAACTGCGCGGTGAAAGCCGCGCAGTTTTTTGCATCACTGCGCGTTAAGGAACGCCAGCAGATCCTGATTCAGCTGATCCTGATGCGTCACGGCGAAACCATGTGGCGCGTTGTCGTAAATCCTGAGTTCAGCACCCTCAATCATCTCCGCCGCAACCTTGCCGGTGGTTTCAAACGGCACGACCTGGTCGTTGCTGCCATGAATGACCAGTGTCGGCACATTCACTTTCGCCACGTCGGCACGGAAATCGGTCTCCGCGAAGGCGGTCACGCAATCCACGGTACTTTTGAGTGAGGCCAGCAGCGCGATGTTCAGCGTCTGCGTCATGACACCATCGGAGACGGTCTGTCCGGCATTAGTGCCGTAGAACGGCGTCGCGAACTCTTTGATAAACTGCGCGCGATCCTTGAGCAGGCCATCACGAATGCCTTCGAACACCGACATATCGACACCCTGCGGATAGTCTGCCGTTTTGCCAAAGATAGGTGTAACGGCACCGAGCAGCACCAGTGCCCCGACGCGATCGCTGCCATAGCTGCCGATATAACGCGTGACGTCACCGCCACCCATAGAGAAGCCCACCAGCGTCACGTTCTGCAGGTCAAGATGGGTGATCAGGTCGTTGATGTCCGACGCAAAGGTATCGTAGTTATTGCCGTTCCAGGGCTGATCTGAGCGGCCAAAGCCACGGCGGTCAAATGCAATCACCCGATAGCCATGGTCGGCCAGAAAGTTCATCTGGCTGTCCCACATGTCGGCATCCAGCGGCCAGCCGTGGCTGAACAAAACAGGCTTACCGGTTCCCCAGTCTTTAAAGTAGATCTGTGTACCGTCGGTCGTTTTAAAGGTGCTCATGGTATTGCCCTCTGTATGACGTGATGAATGATGAGAAGGTGTAGCCAGTCACACTGGCGCCACCAGATAGCGAACCTCGGGGAGATTTTCACCCTGATGAAAAGCGAAAACCCGCCGCTCTATCTTTTTGTCGTTGATGGTGTAGCGCTCTTTCTGACGCAGATGCTCGACCCAGGAGCCGACCACAAACGTCTCGACGAAAATACCGGGCTGCAGGATATCTTCATAAAGTGACCAGTTGATGGCGCCACCACGACGTCTGACCCGCCGCATATCCTGCATGCAGACGGTAAAGGCATG
Proteins encoded:
- a CDS encoding pirin family protein, with the translated sequence MIEQRLSEQRGVGDHGWLNSRHTFSFANYWDPKQAGFSDLLVINDDRVAKGRGFGAHPHSNMEIISYVLEGALEHKDSMGTGSVIVPGDVQLMSAGSGVTHSEFNHSGTEGVHFLQIWVVPAEKNTPPGYQQISVSEADKRGNLRLIISPDGENGALRVRQDIRIYAGLFQGDEQQTITLPDDRYAYIHVARGSVRVNGLQFNAGDGARVRDEKTLSFSHGEGAEVLLFDLRPNEVNHPTR
- a CDS encoding alpha/beta fold hydrolase, producing MSTFKTTDGTQIYFKDWGTGKPVLFSHGWPLDADMWDSQMNFLADHGYRVIAFDRRGFGRSDQPWNGNNYDTFASDINDLITHLDLQNVTLVGFSMGGGDVTRYIGSYGSDRVGALVLLGAVTPIFGKTADYPQGVDMSVFEGIRDGLLKDRAQFIKEFATPFYGTNAGQTVSDGVMTQTLNIALLASLKSTVDCVTAFAETDFRADVAKVNVPTLVIHGSNDQVVPFETTGKVAAEMIEGAELRIYDNAPHGFAVTHQDQLNQDLLAFLNAQ